The following is a genomic window from Chloracidobacterium sp..
TCGCTTCGAGGCGTGTTTCCTGTTCGCCGGCTTTGGCGACGTAGCGTGTGATGAGAACCTTAGCCTCGGGTGTTTTTGAAAGTGCCTCGATATTCTCGCGAAGCCGCTTTTGATCGTCCTCGATCTTTTCGATCTCATCATCGAGTGCTCCGCTTTTACTGTCGATCTCTGCCAGCTGCGCTCCGATCTCGACGAGGCGTTGGAGCTTTGCCTTGACGGCGTCGTTAAGGTAGCCACCGCGTAAAAAGATCGCGAGGTCATTCTTTGTGACCCTTGTGAGATCATACATCTTTTTTGGTTCTTACGTATAGCCACGGGCTTTAGCCCGTGGTGAGGCTGCGGTGCGAATTCGGGAGGGCGTTTTAACGTCCTTTGTCTATTTGGCTGAAGCCGGTCGGATAAAGCTCGCTAAAGCCGGCTGGGATCCTATTTGTTCACCTTTTCCACGCTCTAAAGAGCGTGGCAACTCATAAAGAGCACGGCAACTCATATTGAATGTCGTAATAGTTCAACAAAGCCTTTCGAATTTCCAATAATACCGCTTGTAACTCCGCTTTGTTGGTGCGGAGCAGTTTGGCAGTGAAGTTGAATAGAGCAAAAAGGCCTCGGTGATGTCCGAGGCCTTTGGTTATCTTGCGAACTGGCCGCCCGCTTACGCAGGCGGTTCTGACTTAGGCGGCGGCGGCGACCACTTTGGCGGCGGCGTCGTTCATTGTGGTTGCGGGGATGATGCCGATGTTGGATTCACTTAAAACGCGGCGGCCCTCTTCGACGTTGGTACCTTCGAGGCGTGCGACTATCGGGATCGAGACGCCGAGATTCTTTGCGGCCGCGACAACGCCGTTCGCCACCATATCGCAGCGGACGATGCCGCCAAAGATGTTAATGAGTACGGCCTTTACGTTCTTATCGGCAAGCAGTATCTTGAACGCCTGTTCAACACGCTCCTGCGAAGCACCGCCGCCCACATCGAGGAAGTTCGCAGGTTCGCCGCCCGCGAGTTTGATGATGTCCATCGTTGCCATCGCAAGGCCGGCACCATTGACCATACAGCCGATGTTGCCGTCGAGTTTGATGTAATTGAGGTCGAATTTCGATGCTTCGATCTCGAGCGGCTCTTCTTCGTTGAGGTCGCGAAGCTCGGCGTAATCCTTGTGCCGAAACATTGCGTTGTCATCAAAGTTCAGCTTTGCATCGAGTGCGATCAGCCGCCCGTCCTTTGTGAGCAGGAAGGGATTGATCTCGACAAGGGACGCATCCGTGCTCTCATACGCCTTGTAGAGCGAAAGCATGAATTTGACTGCTTGGTTGACGAGTTCGTTCGGTATGCCGAGGCCGAATGCGAGCTTGCGTGCCTGAAATGCCTGCAGCCCGACCGCCGGGTCGATCGTCTCCTTGAGGATGAGTTCGGGTGTTTCTTCGGCGACCTTCTCGATATCCATTCCGCCGGCCGACGACGCCATGAAGACGTTGCGGCCCGTAACACGGTCGAGCGTAATGCCGAGATAGAATTCCTTATCGATCGGCAGGCCTTCCTCGATCAGCAGTGTGCGGACCTCGCGGCCTTCGGGGCCGGTCTGATGCGTAACGAGCATCATCCCGAGCATCTGCGATGCGATCTCTTTTGCTTCGGCAGGCGACTTTGCAAGCTTTACGCCGCCTCCTTTGCCGCGTCCGCCGGCATGTATCTGAGCTTTTACGACGACTATGTCGGTACCGAGCTCCTTTGCGGCGGCTTCGGCCTCTTCGGGTGAGCGGGCAACGATGCCGCGCGGTGTCGGGACGCCATATTCCTTAAGGATGGCTTTGCCTTGATATTCGTGGATCTTCATAAAGGGACAGTTTATCGGCGATGCCGTGCGGAATCAAACGAAACTGCCCCAAAGGTATTACTTTTTGCGCCAGGGCTTGAGGAGTTTTGACCATGCATCCGCATTCAGCTGATATTCATTCGGGCAACGCACGGCACGAGCCTTCGGCAGATAGCCCTTTGTAACGATATTTGAGAACTTGTCAGGGTTCGAGCCATAAAGCATACAAAGAGCGTTGAAAAAGCGTTGCTCTGAGAGCAGGTGCTCATCCGCAAGCTCGCCGCCGCTGATCTTTCCGCCGTCCTTTGATTCAAGCCGGAACGCATCAGCCGCCGCAAGCACCGATTTGACGCCGTCATCACCGAGTTCCTCGATATTGATAAAAGCGGAACAGCGATCGGCCGCATCTTCTTGGTTAGCGGTTATGGGCAATTGGTATTGATCGATCAGAGCGTGGCCGAGTTCATGCAAAAAGACGAACTTTGTTGCAGCGAACATCTGCTGGAAAGCCTCATCCTCGGACAGTCCCGATTTAAGGAAGGTCTCGAAAAAGTGATCCATCAATTCGTAACACATTGTTACGGATACGTCGTCAGGATTGTAAAATGCATTCGGCTCGCCGCAGTCCTTCGAACGCAGCGTGATATCACGGGGCAGCGACAATGCGGAGTTAAGATCGTCGGCCGCGTCTTCGAGGATACGATTTTTGCGGATCGCCGCATCGATCTTTTCGTACGCGGGATCTTGTACATCGACGTGTTCTACGACGAAGTTGCCTTTGTCCTCGTTCTCAGAGGCATTGCGGGACTTTGTGCTCTCAGGCGACGCACTCGGTGATGCACTTGGCGAAGGACTTGCGCCGCCGCCCGAGTTGTTCGTGTTCTTTCCCGGATTGCAAACACATGCAGTGATAACTGTTAAGATCGCTGCGACCCCGAGGAGATTTATTACATTTCGAGACATAGGCACACCTGATGAGCTAATTTATCGTGAAGCGATTACACAAGATTCGCTGCCGATTGTCAAACAAAAACAGCCGCTGCAACCGGCAAATTCAGATGTTCGCTGCGGGACGCTTGTCGTCATACGCCGAAGCGATGGCTCTCGCCAACTCTTCGGTTGCCGCTTGGTCAGAAATTGCGTTCTCGGGAGTGTACGCGGGATGGAAGATCACGTTAACGCGCCTAAAGATCCGCGGGTATCGACGGCCGTAGGGCCAGATGCGTTCGCCGCCGACGATCGTTACGGGCAGAACCGGTAAACCGGTGCGTAATGCGATGCGCATCGTACCTTCCTTGAACGGCATCATTTTGCCGTCGGCTGACTCGCGCGAGCCTTCGGGAAAGATCACGAGTGCAGCACCTTCAGAAAGGGCCCGAAGTGATGTTTTTATGAACGCCGTGCCGGTATCGACCGGCGTTTTTACCGGAAAGGCACCAAGATAAGTGATCAGCGGGCCGACGAGCCGCCAACTGAACGCACCGTCGAACGCCATAAATCTCTGCTTCTGCCGTATCGGAATGCTGATCCAGACCGGGTCGATGTATGTTTGATGATTTGACGCGATGATCAGCCCGCGATCGCCGGAACGCGGAATATTGTCGAGACCTTCGTAGCGTATGAACCAGAAAACCTTGCTGATGATGAGCGCGGTCAGCTTCAGCAGACGTATGATCGTTCGTGACGGGTAGCGGAACTCTTGCGGCACAAATACAGGTCGCGGCAGAAGGCTGCGACCTATAAAGAGTAAATACTTTTCACCGAAAATGTAAGTTTCGACCTACCGATGATGTCCGTTCGATGCTGCTCTCGGGCGTGCGAGCAGCCTTTCCATCGGAAATTCGTAATCAAGGAATTTGAGATGAAGCGTCGTCCGATTGTCCTTTTTTGAGACGCTAATGTTGCGGATCTCGGCAAAAGTGTAGAAGCCGAAGATCGGGCACGCAGCCTTTACGCGCTCGCCGATCTCGACGTTGAGGTCGCCGGTTATCGAAAAGCCGCCGGCACTGATGTCGTTCGTCATCGCAGTGACCTTTTCGAGGTTTGAACGCTCGCGCCTCATTTTGGTAACAGTGAATTCGATATGTTTCCAAAATCGAGGGTTGCCGCGTTGTTTGAACTGGCTGTTCGCCTCAAGGACCATCCAAAGACCGTCGGGGCGTATGCCGGTAAAGAGATAGCTCTGCGTCGGATCTTTTTTGAAACTTTCGGGCACCTCTTTGCCGATAAAGCCAACGCCTACGCGGTACTTCGTCTCGCCGTCGATCCGGGTCTTTGTACAGTGCTGCACAAGGCCGAGTGCCGGATACAACTCCTTGTCATGGTCGTACGCGCGGAGGTTCCTGGGCATGGGCAAAACCATCGACACAAGACGCCCCAACGTTACGGGCCGTGTCAGAGTAAAGCCTGCGCCGT
Proteins encoded in this region:
- a CDS encoding 1-acyl-sn-glycerol-3-phosphate acyltransferase, coding for MPQEFRYPSRTIIRLLKLTALIISKVFWFIRYEGLDNIPRSGDRGLIIASNHQTYIDPVWISIPIRQKQRFMAFDGAFSWRLVGPLITYLGAFPVKTPVDTGTAFIKTSLRALSEGAALVIFPEGSRESADGKMMPFKEGTMRIALRTGLPVLPVTIVGGERIWPYGRRYPRIFRRVNVIFHPAYTPENAISDQAATEELARAIASAYDDKRPAANI
- a CDS encoding DUF4344 domain-containing metallopeptidase, giving the protein MSRNVINLLGVAAILTVITACVCNPGKNTNNSGGGASPSPSASPSASPESTKSRNASENEDKGNFVVEHVDVQDPAYEKIDAAIRKNRILEDAADDLNSALSLPRDITLRSKDCGEPNAFYNPDDVSVTMCYELMDHFFETFLKSGLSEDEAFQQMFAATKFVFLHELGHALIDQYQLPITANQEDAADRCSAFINIEELGDDGVKSVLAAADAFRLESKDGGKISGGELADEHLLSEQRFFNALCMLYGSNPDKFSNIVTKGYLPKARAVRCPNEYQLNADAWSKLLKPWRKK
- a CDS encoding PilZ domain-containing protein → MSSNDNLIADDGRHLSRQAADIQSIVQVKEGDGTSWKEVTVLSTVSLNGAGFTLTRPVTLGRLVSMVLPMPRNLRAYDHDKELYPALGLVQHCTKTRIDGETKYRVGVGFIGKEVPESFKKDPTQSYLFTGIRPDGLWMVLEANSQFKQRGNPRFWKHIEFTVTKMRRERSNLEKVTAMTNDISAGGFSITGDLNVEIGERVKAACPIFGFYTFAEIRNISVSKKDNRTTLHLKFLDYEFPMERLLARPRAASNGHHR
- the sucC gene encoding ADP-forming succinate--CoA ligase subunit beta, with the protein product MKIHEYQGKAILKEYGVPTPRGIVARSPEEAEAAAKELGTDIVVVKAQIHAGGRGKGGGVKLAKSPAEAKEIASQMLGMMLVTHQTGPEGREVRTLLIEEGLPIDKEFYLGITLDRVTGRNVFMASSAGGMDIEKVAEETPELILKETIDPAVGLQAFQARKLAFGLGIPNELVNQAVKFMLSLYKAYESTDASLVEINPFLLTKDGRLIALDAKLNFDDNAMFRHKDYAELRDLNEEEPLEIEASKFDLNYIKLDGNIGCMVNGAGLAMATMDIIKLAGGEPANFLDVGGGASQERVEQAFKILLADKNVKAVLINIFGGIVRCDMVANGVVAAAKNLGVSIPIVARLEGTNVEEGRRVLSESNIGIIPATTMNDAAAKVVAAAA